From the genome of Parasteatoda tepidariorum isolate YZ-2023 chromosome X1, CAS_Ptep_4.0, whole genome shotgun sequence, one region includes:
- the LOC122269446 gene encoding uncharacterized protein, translated as MKFLSEEVEGSITASNIKGSLAPDYPIKSSLENFNVNSKSVTKSKIMSPFCPFCETVGLWPQQCNVVTDIDSRIQKLKTSNRCFLCTNRGHNKKNCPRREKFVCSKCKRKHHTSICKPLTNEQPVATSTNKIDVSPSSFVHLQTARVFITGPTGITKLTRCLLDGGSQSSFVSSNLVDTLKLPVISTRHLDIQAFESPANVGYMRRQVKFQLSSIWDKSKVNVTAFESSNKYASHLPSSTDVSLFAKNKRMKLADPDDSLSNLPIEILIGADYYWIVMNSEAPVRLSDSLALVPSSFGWVLSGTRSHATVSFISTVHNVDVDTSTQELDNVVRNFWNLESIGIQPTQEKISPHNSELLTNFHQSFEIIDGRRVVKLPWKPEVQLSSNNYEVAIQRFKSLTRKMHANSEFKEKYIEHMQDYIDKKHVEVVSETHNEEGLYYLPHHAVKKITNGETKWRIVFDASSHSPGHPSLNDALEVGPNLLPDILATLLRFRLSKIAITSDGRQAFLQLILAEEDRDATRFIWYNTTYTPDGKLCTEDKIVTYRFTRLPFGLVSSPFLLAASLRELATKHKQAYPTATRHIENNTYMDDFVSGTERCLLALMDKCCYWPPDVVAQNTDISGSYTSLFPIN; from the exons atgaaatttttatcagaagAGGTCGAGGGATCAATTACTGCAAGTAATATTAAAGGTTCACTTGCTCCAGACTATCCTATTAAGTCCTCCTTAGAAAATTTTAACGTGAATTCTAAATCAGTtaccaaaagtaaaataatgtcACCCTTTTGTCCTTTCTGTGAAACTGTCGGACTTTGGCCTCAACAGTGCAATGTTGTAACGGACATAGACTCGCGCATACAGAAATTGAAGACTAGTAATAGATGTTTTTTGTGCACTAACCGAggacataacaaaaaaaattgccctCGTAGAGAAAAATTTGTCTGTTCCAAATGCAAGAGAAAACACCATACATCAATATGCAAACCTCTAACCAATGAGCAGCCTGTGGCTACATCTACAAACAAAATTGATGTATCGCCTTCCAGTTTCGTTCATTTGCAAACTGCACGAGTTTTCATAACTGGGCCCACTGGCATTACAAAACTGACACGTTGTCTTTTGGATGGTGGAAGTCAATCTAGTTTCGTTTCTTCTAATCTTGTGGATACTTTAAAACTTCCAGTAATTTCAACCAGACATTTGGACATTCAAGCCTTTGAATCCCCAGCTAATGTTGGCTACATGCGAAGACAAGTCAAATTTCAGTTATCAAGTATCTGGGACAAATCTAAAGTTAATGTTACTGCATTTGAAAGCTCCAACAAATATGCATCACACCTACCTTCATCAACGGATGTTTCACTCTTTGCTAAAAACAAGCGAATGAAACTTGCTGATCCAGATGATTCATTGTCGAACTTACCAATTGAGATTTTAATCGGTGCAGATTACTACTGGATTGTTATGAATTCTGAAGCTCCAGTCAGGTTGTCGGATTCTCTGGCCTTGGTCCCATCAAGTTTTGGTTGGGTACTTAGTGGAACTCGATCACACGCAACAGTTTCCTTCATTTCAACGGTTCATAATGTTGATGTGGATACTTCAACTCAGGAATTAGACAATGTGGTACGAAATTTCTGGAACTTAGAGAGCATTGGCATACAAccaacacaagaaaaaataagtccTCACAACTCTGAACTCTTAACGAACTTTCATCAATCTTTTGAAATCATCGATGGTAGAAGAGTTGTAAAATTGCCTTGGAAACCAGAAGTTCAACTTTCGTCGAACAATTATGAAGTCGCAATTCAACGATTTAAATCTTTAACAAGGAAAATGCATGCAAATTcagaattcaaagaaaaatatattgagcaCATGCAAGATTACATTGATAAAAAACACGTTGAAGTTGTCTCAGAAACACATAATGAGGAAGGTTTATATTACTTGCCCCATCACGCTGTAAAGAAAATCACAAATGGAGAAACTAAGTGGCGTATAGTTTTTGATGCATCTTCACATTCTCCAGGTCACCCATCTTTGAACGACGCTCTTGAAGTAGGACCAAATCTTCTTCCCGATATCTTAGCCACATTGTTGAGATTTCGACTTTCTAAAATAGCAATCACTAGTGATGGGCGACAAGCATTTCTGCAGCTGATTCTAGCAGAAGAAGACAGAGATGCAACACGATTTATTTGGTACAATACTACATATACTCCTGATGGGAAACTCTGCACTGAAGATAAAATTGTAACCTATCGATTCACACGTCTTCCATTTGGACTCGTCTCTAGTCCATTTTTATTAGCAGCTTCTCTTCGTGAATTGGCTACAAAACACAAACAAGCATATCCTACAGCAACTAGACACATTGAGAATAACACCTATATGGATGATTTTGTATCCGGAACGGAAC GTTGTCTCCTTGCCCTGATGGATAAATGCTGTTATTGGCCGCCAGATGTGGTTGCTCAGAATACTGATATCTCAGGATCTTATACGTCTTTGTTtcctataaattaa